TAGCCAAATGAATTTAATGCCACTCACATTGCATTAATTCCTAAGGTCAAATATCCTACTAAAGTCACAGAATTCAGACTCATAAGTCTTTGCAATGTCATATATAAGATCCTTACTAAGGTATTGGCCACTAGATTGAAGACTTTCCTTCCCACGATTATATCCTCTAcacaaagtgcatttgtacccGACATATTAATCACTGATAACATTATTGTGGCTTTTGAGGCAATGCACACTATGCATAGTCATTTGAAAGGTAAAGAAGGATACATGACTTTGAAGCtggatatgagcaaggcctatgacAGGATTGAATGAGACTTTTTGCAAGCTGTCATGGTAAAAATGGGGTTTGCACACAGTTGGATCAAGGTTATCATGAGGTGTGTGTCTTCAGTTTCATACTCTATTATTATCAATGGTATCCCTCAAAATTCTTTTACTCCCTCTCGAGATATCAAACAAGGTGATCCCCTCTCTCCCTATCTCTTTATATTGTGTGCTGAATCACTAAGCAATCTCATACAAAATGTTGAAGCTTCAGGTGCCATCACAGGGGTGCCATTAGCTAGGATCCAATTGCATGCACATTAGCCACattttctttgcagatgacaaCCTACTATTTTGTAAGGCCAACCCTTTGGAATGGAGTAGATTATTGCACTTGCTGGAAATATATGAGCAAGCATCTAGTTAGAGGCTTAACAAAGACAAAACCTCAATTTTCTTTAGCAAGAATATAAGGGCAGAAGTAAATGATCTTATCATACAAGTTGCTGGGGTCAAATCGACACAGCCTTATGAAAAGTATTTAGGCTTGCTAGGTTTGGTTGGTAGGTCTAGATCAAAAGGATTCAAGAATATACTTGATAGGGTGCAAGGCAGAATTAGCAATTGAAAAATGCAATACCTGTCCCAAGCTGGAATAGAGGTTCTCATCAAGGCCGTTATCCAAGCCATCCCAACATATAGCATGAGAATATTCAAGattcccaaaaatattttaatggagCTCAATAGATTAATGCAGCAATATTGGTGGGGTCagaaagctgaaaaaaaaaaaaggattcatTGGTATTCTTGGGGAAAGCTCAGACAAGTTAAAGTAAGTGGTGGGCTTGGGTTAAGAGATCTTGAGCAGTTTAATTTGGCTATGCTAGCCAAGCAAGAAAGGAGGTCGATTCAGAACTCTCCTTCTCTAGCTGCAAAGGTCTTCTCAACAAAGTACTTTCCTAATGGCAATTTCTTAAAGGCTGGTCTTAACAGAAGCCCTTCTCTCATTTGGAGAAGTATTATGGTTGCTAGGCCTTTAATTGAGGAGGGTTTATTTTGGCATATTGGGAATGATTGCAGTACTAAAATATGGCATGACAAGTGGCTGCCATGCCCAACATGCTTTAAAGTTCAAAGTCCAGTGAAAAATCTTGAACCAGAGGCAACTGTGGATGCTCTTATTGATCCAGTTACAAGTTCATGGAGGATGGAGCTAATCAATGAAACTTTCCTTGAAAAAGAAGCTGCCACTATTATTCAAACTCCTATTAGTCTTTGCAACAGTTCTGACAGGATTTCTTGGAGGTGTACAACAAATGGCATCTTCTCTGTGAGAAGTGCTTACGACCACTTACAACTCAAGATCAGACAGAGGGCTTAGGGCCAACCTTCTAACCCTGCTGGACAAAATGAAAGATGGAATAGATTGTGGAATTTGCCAATTCCTATGCTAAGAAGCTTTTCTTGTGGAAAGCTTGTAATAATGGGGCCTACAAATGCTAATTTGCTTAAAAATAAGGTTGTAGCATACTCTGGCTGTCCTATTTGTTTTCAGCATGAAGATAGTGTTGAACACGTTTTATGGGAATGTGAATATATGAGAGATGTATGGAACTAATGTTATATCTAGTTGCAGAAGAGGAGCATTAGGCAACAGACTTTTAAAGAGCTTATGACCAAAATGCTTGATGAATTAGATGAGGAGGTATTGGCAGAGATGGCTgtggtggcttggagaattcgGAAGATAAGAAATGAGGTTGTCTTTCAGCAAGAATTCATTAGTCCTAACTCTCTATTGAAACAGACCACACAAAAATTGGAGGAATTAAGGCTGCTGCACCATAAGAGCCCTGATATCCTATCGACAGACTCTGCAACTTTGGTCCAGTCGGAAGCTCCCCCCAACAGTTATTATAAGATCAATTGGGATGCTGTAGTAGACAAACAACAGTGCAAAATTGGCATAGGTACTGTCATCCGAGACTGGGAGGGTAAGTTAATTGCCATAATGAGAATGGAAAGATCACTCTTTCTTGACCCTTACTTGGTAGAAGCATATGCTGCTCTTCAGTCTGCAATACTAGCATCAAATATTGGCTTGAAAAAGCTAGTTCTTGAAGATGATGCTCTTAAGGTTGTGAATGATTTTAAGGGGAAAGGAGATAATTAGGGCCAAACTGGTTTGATCATCACAAACGTGAAGAAGATTCTGAGCAGGTTTGAGTATTGGTATGTACAACACACTAAGAGGGCAACTAATATGATAGCACATTGTCTTGCTAAGAAAGtttttaagattgatgatgTTCTTATTGAGCTAGAGGAAATTCCTAATTGTATTGCTAATATAGAGTTTGATTGAATAAAGTTAtaacttcctttaaaaaaaaaaaattagtgcgGTAAAAGTGGGTGGGGGCGTGGGTCgatttataacaaaatatcCAAGGGCTTTAAAGACCACATGCGCGTCCGCGAGCGCTAGTTCAACGTGCAAAGAATgcacaagaaaaacaaattctactaaaatatataaatcttctATAGAGGCAGATAATATCACAAAacatattaagaaatataattatcacatgtaatatatatagaagaatgaTATGTCTATCTTATAGTAAATATAGGTTAATCTTATATATGACATGAATTTTGATCTGATTGGGTTGCCTACTAGTCTATAATGAACAAGAAAGTTCACAAAGTAtgtaaaactaaataataaattgtgtaATGTACATAAACATAAAACTAAATACTAGCAAACATTTATCTGAAATTactaaagtaaaaataaatacatggaTGGATAAAATGCATGTAGAGATAGCAATGAGAAAGTAAAGATGCATGATAATTAGCTTGTACTCATAAAGTATTAAGTTACTCAGTTAAGTTAGAAATTGGTACAAGTTTAGTGAATAAGTAAACTATGATAATTTGTTATTTAGAGGGGAATTTGTTTTGCTAGGGTTTGCGACTTGGCATCGGAGTAGTGCTGTGTTTCCTATAACGTGATTTTTCTACAATTATGAGTTTATTTCTTCTAATTTATGATTGTGcttttgaaaaatcttttaGCTTACCTATTAGCAAATAATCTATGGTATAGATTGAAGATATTGAGCTCAAACATTCCAATTAAACGTCTTTGGCCTTCTCTAATACTTAATCtatgagtttaaatttcttaaCCCTTTCAATGAATATTGTTGCAGTTTTGTCTCAAGGAAGCAATCATACTCCCAGTCAAGTTAGCACAGTAGGAAACTACTAACCAAGATCAAAGTATTGAATGTCAAATTCAACAAGACCAAAAAAAGGCCTAACAACTAGAACAACATTTATCTGGAATGGAGCTAATTAAGCAACATGCATATATGTTATTGAAAATCAGCACAACAGAGTGATGCCCCCGATGTTCTCAATAATGTCCAAATGCCAGAGAAAAGATCCCAAGATGATAGTCAACAGagtcagaaaaaaaataatttcttacagAATCCCGAACAAGTGGGATGCAGATTTCTTAAAAAACTTCCATGTCAATACATGAGTCAGATAGAAGACCTGGTCTATAAGGTGAATCTCAATAtgcaaaattacaaaaaatgagTAATCAACAGGCCAACGACTtttcgaagagagagagagagagaacttccAGAGAAATGAGCGAAAGAGGCAGCTCCGCATGAGGGAAAAAAACGTAAAGTAATTAGCAAACCAAAAAATACTATTCCTATGCCGATAGCCGCTTttatataaagataaagataaagacgtatatatagtactttttaCCAAAGTTATCATGGCATGTGGCATCTATTGAGCCATTGGATCAGTaccttttaaaaatttattttttatccaaattgTTCATAtcaagtagtggaataagttgttatatatgaatataaatatatatatatatatatatatatatataagtagtagAATAAGTTGAAAATGGATCAAATGAAACTAGAATTATTACACATGTATTAATAATTCAGTTCTTCTACATACAACCGGCGGTGGAAACCGCTGGGTAATCTTCTGACATGACTTTATACTATGTCAGcgatatatttgaaaaaaaaaaagagctttgGTTTCTATCCCATTTCTCTCACTAGTCACTCCAGATTAACCCAACACCAGAGTCTGGACActatcctctctctccctctctcactctgtGCAATTTTCTTACTTTGCAAAAGCCATGTTTGAGTAATTCATATCGTCTTCCTATTCACCTTCAATCTAGGTTTCCATTAACAACTAGTCCTTATCCGTAttatcttcttcctcctcaatCTCATGATTAGCACCATTGGCGTAACTTCAAGACTTGGCAACCAAAAGCACCGCgaccaacaacaaaaaaatcaagaagTGGTAGAAGCCCAAGAACAACCGCAACATCCACAAATTGCTAGATCTTCATCTATGCTCAAACCCATCAATTTCTGCTCCTGCAGATAGATTCAGAACCCCGCAAACCATACGCACCACCATTCCAATGACAAccattgaagaagaagaaaaacctgtcattattttctctctctgaaagaaaatgaataaaagataaaatctcaacacttaaaagaaagaaaccaaaggaatcgagaaagaaagagagtaaAAATGGTTGAAGAGAGGGTCATGTGCCTGTGCCTGGGTTGCAAGTGAAGTATGGTGAGAGTGGAAGAGTGGGTGGacgcaagttttttttttttttaaatattttatcaaaagatgTGTCGGTTGTGCAGCATTTACCTCGGGTGGTTGCAAgaagcatttttcttaataattctATGATCTTCAATTTTGTACAGCTAGGACGACGTTCATTGGATGTCCTCGCGATCACGTGCCTGCCATGCATGCAGGCATGCATATCATGATCTTCAATTTTGGTGTTCGACTTTGCTGcatgcaatatataatatagtcatGATGTATATATAAGTGTATTGCCAAATAATCAACATTGCAATCAGTTCATGTTAGAATCAATAACTGATGAAATTATGCATCAAtccatattataattaatacgtATGATGGTATTGGGGCTATGCAGCTCCGATCCTCGTACGTACGAAGGGCCAAACAAGTTAGTCCAGACGGTACTGATCAGCTTTcggttgcatgcatgcatgcaggtgtCTCGACTCTCATACACAGAGTACTCTTCATTCAGAATCATGCATGTTCTACGTTGAAGTACTAGTTACGATGGACTTATGTGATCTGGATTATTCAGTATCAGCAAgggacgtacgtacgtacgtttgcTGGACATCCGATCGAACAATCAGCTTCAGatcatatatcatttttcagcTAAGACCAAATTTTAACCGTGACGTGTACGTGTGGGGCCGGTCAtgtactattaattattatgcGCTTACtagacttaaaaataaaaatattttaataacgaAATGAAATTTACcacttaattaaatttaatatataacatgatcGTATCATTAATTCTTCAGGGCAGTATTAATTAAGTTGTACTACTCCTCCAGTACCTTTGTAAGAAATTCTGTCCTTGAAATTCAACAAGAACATGGAGATTTCTCAAGAATATTACCTAGCTCGAGAAACAAGTGCATGTTGATACTTGTTTCGTATGTTGTCGCATGATGCCTAATCGACCTCATGCATGATTCTTCATGATACTTTGACTAGAGAGATTTTCTGGTAATTTCTTAGCTACCTCCTACATCCCATGGCCCAAAAGTTCTATAGGACTCTTTTCGTAAGTGATCCTTCCGAACTTGTAGTGGCTGACGGGTTTAAGTCGGGACTTCATGGACGTATATATAATCTCCTTATAGCATAGACACGCGTGGAATACGTCATGATCATTTGGGATTGGTCCGGCCGGTGGTAATTAAAGCTATCTTATAAGCCATTATCCTACTTTTTTCCAATATTTCAAAAGGTCCTATGATTAATCTAAGACTAACTTTGTGGCTAGACTATTTCTCATACACTCATACAATATTAATAGCTATTACGTACTGTAGCATCCAAATCATGATGTATACCTTATGATCAAGTTTTTTGTGGATGGAAGTACCGCCTAGAGTTGttatattgggatgaagtacTTGGAGATCAGCGGAATATATATGCTAGAACCTGAATAATCCAACGAACTTGCAAGAAGATTTAATTGACAAAGAAATAGACTGAAGATCATGGCTAAGAGTCACCAAAAGAATTATGCAGACATCAGGTGCAAAGATTTGAGGTTTACCATAGTGGacaaaattttcattagattGAATACTAattaatagagataaatattttaaccacaaatTAAAGGATTATACATGAAATGCAACCacataaattaacgtgattttatgtgatttgtaagattataaagttatttttactgtAAAGTAAATCATTTAACGGATCaaataaaatcacgtcaatttatgagattatttatatatatata
This genomic interval from Juglans regia cultivar Chandler chromosome 3, Walnut 2.0, whole genome shotgun sequence contains the following:
- the LOC108981921 gene encoding uncharacterized mitochondrial protein AtMg00310-like; the encoded protein is MQYLSQAGIEVLIKAVIQAIPTYSMRIFKIPKNILMELNRLMQQYWWGQKAEKKKRIHWYSWGKLRQVKVSGGLGLRDLEQFNLAMLAKQERRSIQNSPSLAAKVFSTKYFPNGNFLKAGLNRSPSLIWRSIMVARPLIEEGLFWHIGNDCSTKIWHDKWLPCPTCFKVQSPVKNLEPEATVDALIDPVTSSWRMELINETFLEKEAATIIQTPISLCNSSDRISWRCTTNGIFSVRSAYDHLQLKIRQRA